In one Staphylococcus lutrae genomic region, the following are encoded:
- the istA gene encoding IS21 family transposase, producing the protein MKGIKPNYAELARQYHCDPRTVKKYYEAGKGNELKKLKTRKTTKRVSKLEPYKTLIDEKLELGCTAMAIYKYITKKGYEGKYTILREYCKNKKGKEIKKATIRVEARPGIAAQVDWKEDMVMHDKFGKRYQFNIFLYVLHYSKMKYITLTWDRKQDTLFQCLKESFEYTGGVPKEIWFDNMKTVVDRPRTQYRKVVFNALFHQFSKDANFEPIACRPYRPQTKGSVESLAKFVEQRLRPYDYEFYDAVELISLVNHFCHEMNHNEISQATDCYPIDLFNSEEKHLLNPFNVQLLDTYVEDECIRIVSKESMVNFRKGKYSVPTKFIGEEVQLIFNELTDELSIYFDAELIRTHHLSEKKFNYVTEDMCEILKSDAFKHKDDQEILTYIEDSLLKYDEV; encoded by the coding sequence ATGAAAGGCATAAAACCAAATTACGCTGAGCTGGCTAGACAATATCATTGCGATCCAAGGACAGTAAAAAAATATTATGAGGCTGGGAAAGGCAATGAGTTGAAAAAATTAAAAACAAGAAAAACGACAAAGAGAGTATCAAAATTAGAACCCTATAAAACGCTCATAGACGAAAAATTAGAGCTAGGTTGTACGGCTATGGCGATTTATAAATATATTACTAAAAAAGGGTATGAAGGCAAATATACGATTCTAAGAGAATATTGTAAGAATAAAAAAGGAAAGGAAATTAAAAAAGCAACTATACGGGTAGAAGCACGACCCGGTATAGCTGCTCAAGTAGACTGGAAAGAAGATATGGTCATGCATGATAAATTTGGGAAACGTTATCAATTTAATATCTTTCTTTACGTTCTACACTATTCAAAAATGAAGTATATCACATTAACTTGGGATAGAAAACAAGATACATTATTTCAATGTTTGAAAGAATCTTTTGAGTACACTGGAGGTGTTCCTAAGGAGATATGGTTCGATAATATGAAAACGGTCGTTGATCGTCCTAGAACACAATATAGAAAAGTGGTATTTAACGCCCTTTTTCATCAATTTAGTAAAGATGCAAACTTTGAACCCATCGCGTGTAGGCCTTATAGGCCGCAAACCAAGGGCTCTGTGGAATCTTTAGCTAAATTTGTGGAACAACGTTTAAGGCCCTACGATTACGAATTTTATGACGCTGTTGAACTTATCAGTCTTGTCAATCACTTTTGTCATGAAATGAACCATAACGAAATATCGCAAGCAACTGACTGCTATCCAATTGATTTATTCAATTCTGAAGAAAAACATCTATTGAACCCGTTTAATGTGCAGTTACTAGACACCTATGTCGAAGATGAATGCATTCGAATCGTTTCTAAAGAGTCGATGGTTAATTTTAGAAAAGGTAAATATTCAGTACCTACAAAGTTTATTGGAGAGGAGGTTCAATTGATCTTTAATGAATTGACTGACGAATTATCCATCTACTTTGATGCCGAGTTAATTAGAACCCATCATTTATCGGAAAAGAAATTCAATTATGTTACCGAAGATATGTGTGAGATATTGAAGTCTGATGCATTCAAGCACAAAGACGATCAAGAAATTCTTACTTATATCGAAGATTCATTATTAAAATATGACGAGGTGTAG